TTATAGACAAAACAACCCTAAATTAATTCTGAAAATATTtgacaacaaaaataacaagtacttttttttctaaCCTAATTTGTAACCAATCTGTCTAATTGTGTTAGAAAATGatatttaatcaaaatgaaaagacattaagtgacaataaacaaaaagaaatacaaatcgTTGACTTACAGTTTTAGAAAAGCTGTTTCCGAAGAGGAGGAATCCATTAGATGGGCTGGACGGTGACTTCAGAGCTTCTGAGAAAAAGGAGTCATACGGAGGAGCTGAGGACACATGGGGAAGGTTATCAGCGGTTATCATGCACACATGCCGGAGATAAATGCTTTCAATTATTACTTTCAATTATTTCTTTCGTCTAAGAAAACAGAGAAACCGGTTCACTGTTGAGTTGGCGTCAGGTCTGATTTCTCTTTGAGAAAATAGTGTCTATCAATAAAAACACTTAAGACTAACTTAAGAAACAAGAGGCCTCCAAGTGGGAAACATGGGACGATATAGATGATTAcgattaattcattaattaatagAAACTCTGCCGATGCCATTGATATTCAAGACTATTTGTTGTCAATGTTGCATAATGTTTAGATGGAATtactgttgatttaaaaaaacttttggaCATTTAATTAACTTATTGGGgttattcttattttaaataGTTTCATCCCAAATATCAAAAAGAGACTGTCtacctttttttctattaaaatgCGATCAAGAGAGTAACATTTTCGAAATACTGAGGGCACAAACGACCCCTCTTACTTCAAACCACATAGAGGTTccacaaacattttcaaaataacttATTCACCTTGTTGTttagtacccccccccccccccccccccccacacacacacacacacacacctccccaggCTGTTAAAACAATCgaaacaaaaaggtaaatagACAAAGGTGGAACCACCGCGGGGTCAACAGCTTTCACTAATCCTCTAGATGATTCCCAGGTTTCCTTCTTACATGTCGGGGATAAAGAAGTAGAcgcgctcctgctgctgctgctcgacaTCCTCGACTTGGTCCTCCGGATCGTCTGCACTTGTTCCAGGACGCGCTGCTGACCCGAGCGGCCCGGGGCCCCGGACGGCAGCGCCAGCGACGTGTCGTCCACGTTCCCGATGGAAAGGGCCGATTTCAGCGGGTTCAGATTCATCTTgtgtgggagtgggggggtgggggagatgGTGTGGGGGTATTTTTCTTCCCCTCGCTGTGCGGGAGgtcaggaaggggggagggggggggggggggtcgaagaGGACCGTGCGTAGAAGCGTGACAGCCGCGGAGTGCTCGGGAGGAAGGGAACGCGCACCTTGCCCCATGCGCCGTCAGACCGCGCCCATCGCGCATTACGCACCACCTCCTCTGCGCCTTGCAATGCGCTCCTTGCTTCCAGGTGTTCTCCTGCAGATGCTGGTGGAGGTGCCGCTAAAGGTCCAAAACCAGAGATGAATCGGACTCTTGAGAATTAATGAAGGACGGAAGAGAAACAAAAGTCAGACTAAACATGTGGGAACTCATTTCTTGGATATTTATGGCTGTGGATTTGAATCATTTCGAGTAGTTGTCCTGCTTCGGGGGCTTGATATTCAACAGTTCAAACGAGGATAATTAAGTACTTGCATGTATGCGTGTTTCCTTCCAACTATTTGCCCTGTACATGTCACTGCAAGACAAATACAAAAGCACTTTGTTGTAAATGCTTAGAACAAACAACGCATACTTATTGAGACTAGTGTGGCACATACAAAGTAATTCCCCCTTCAAATTCTACTCCCTTTGTTATTCTCGCTTTTCAAATAACAATACATCAATCTTTTGTGAAATGACCAACAACTTCAAGCTTATTTGCGTCGTGGAGcctgatttgcatttgctgTGTCCACGGTCGGGTCTCTTGAGGCCTCTGTGACTCCAGCGCCAACAGGCCGCGTTTCACTGCAGCTAATGTTTGTGGTTCAACATCAGTTCAAATCTTTGCCTGggaattttgtttttcttctgtttgaaCATGTACCACACCCATGGGTGCTCCTGGCCTCAGGGCTTACCTGTGCCATCTGGCGTCTCTGCCGAATGACGAGGTGGTAAAATCCTGTTCCGTGTTCCCGTGTGAGAAGTGCGTCGCAGCGTTGCTCTCTAGTGGTGAATGTGTAGAACCCATCGCACACCGACGGGTCGACAGCGAGCGTATGAAGCCTTTATTATCGCTTTCACAATCAGGATCATCGCATTCTTTTTCAATAGGAATGAACATCAGGTATTATATTGAAAAGTTACATCCGGTACAAAGTTAAAAAACCATCATCAGGTGCTTCTTTCGGCATGGATGTGAaagaataaagttaataaaTGATCAGTCAGGCTTCTGGTGAGTCATTATACGGTTTTACAGCCACATAGATAGTTGAGTAATTTCCTATTTTACATTTGAGGAAGTAGTTCATTGGGTTAGTCGACTAAGTGCCCTGCACACTTTCTACAGTACAAAAGACATCACGTGGGAACACGTCGATACATAAAGATGCTTCGCAGTGCAGGACGGTGAGCATGAGACCGATTAAGTGTGTCCCTTTCCTTTAAATACTAAAAAGTCTTAACTGGTGCGTAGGATCAATCtgtcctgcagaggaaaactGGGTGCGTCTGCTTCTTCGGTGCAgcttcaatgtgaaaacaaacggATCAAACCATCTGGACCCACGACAGTCGTGTCCAAATCCCGAGAGGGAAGCGTGAAAAACACGAAAACAGAAAGAACTGGTCCCGCTGAAAGTACCGGTCGGTGGAATGCAGGCACGACCTACGGCTCCTGACAGGTCGCCTCCATGACCTTTAGGAGCAGCACAGACAATATATACCATGTGACGGAGCGTGTTTGTGGCTGTGCGTTGGGGGAAATCTTaaaaggaggacaaaaagcTGGTGACGAGCATAGAAAaggtaggaagaaaaaaaaaggtcaaagggtTCGTCCTTCACGACTTTCAGAGACTCATTCTGCACATAAAAACATTCACAGGAGGAAAACCTCCTCAAAACACCCCTCTGAACGCTCACTTCAAGGGCACCTTTGAGCGAGCCACCCTCCCCGCTCCCGTGTCACTCCTCTGGGCCGAGGGCGCCCCGCTGGGCGCCGTGGGGCTGAGCCACGGGGAACCCCCtgagctcctcctgcagactcCCCACAGCCAGCCGCATCTGGTCCTCGGCGCCCTGGAGGGACTTCAGCTCGGCGCTGTAGAAGACGTAGAGCAGCGCGGTGGTGAAGAGGATGGCGACGCACAGCGCGGCCAGCAGGTAGAAGGAGGTGCGGGGGAAGGGCTGCGCCGCTCCCAGGGCCAACCAGGGCACGGCGGCGATGGCCAGCTCCAGGAAGAGCAGAGCCAGCCCCATGGCGCCGGTGCGCGCCGCCGTGTAGCGCATCCGCTCGGCGCAGTGCAAGCCCACTTTGACCTCGGTGCGCGCCTCCGTCACGATGTCCACCAACTCAGCCGTCTTCCCTGAGGATGTAACGGTTAATATTCAATGTGGTCATAGAGAACAGCATAACAGAACAAATCAGCAGTAATAAGAGTTATTcttgctgattgacaggtggatCATCAAATAAGACTTAATAACCGGTAAAAGTCTGTTCTTTAACCATAATGCAATTACAGGAGGTCTTCTGTAACAGACGTGGACTCTCTGCAGGGACTAAAGAGGAGACAGACACCTGGAACTGACATTTACGTTTTTTCTTCCCGCCGCCGTATTGGCtcccaaatatatttataaatattcacGGTTATTATAATTCCTCCTGAGGGAACCATGAAGTTCACGTACCTCCAGCAGAGCCCTGGTTCTTAGATGGTCTTTGCCGCGTCTCCACTCTCAACGCGGCGGTCAGAGCCTCGTGGTCCGAGTACGGGAACGGATGGTCAGGGGCGGAGCCTTTGGTGGTCGACATAAAATCACAATGAACGTCTTTTTCGGAGGATCCCTGGAAATCAaacgaaacaaagaaaaaggaagagggaaaTGCTTTGGGGGGTGAAAACATCAGCCTCTTGATTGAAACACGAGGGGACGCGAATTTCCCCCACCTTGAACAGGATGTAGTCGATTCGAATTCCTTTCTCCAACGGACCCATGGACCCTTTGCCAATGAAAGGGTTGTCCGCTATCAGAGTCATTCCGTCCTCACACccctgaggaaaaaaaaaaaagttgttttttttgttaacattGTTAACATTTTGTTCGATTGTGCAGCCTCATTCACCGCCTACATCGAATTCAGCAGACTCTAAATAGGAGTCCCGGAGTCCAGTGTAGGACATCAGTAGTCTGCTGCCGAGGTCCTGAGGGTGCATGTTGAGGTCCCCACCTAGAATCACCACATCTGCTGCGGCGGAGGTGTGACTGGTCGCCGCAGAAGAAACACGCCGTTACCGAGGACACAAACCAGATGCAACGTCTCACACAAACTCCAAACAGCGGCGGAGGAAGTTCACGCGAGAAGAATATGTGCAGAAATACAAAAGACATGCTACCGAACAAACTGCTGCAGCTCCCAGGCCTGCACCACGCGGTGAGGTAGGTAAGAGTCCTTGTCCCTGCTGTACTCTGCATGCAGCTGGAACCCATGAGACGGCAACACGTTGATCAGTGAGTGTGCACAACGCGCCGGCGGGCCTGAGAACTGAGCCACGGGCCGCTTACGTGAGTCACGTAGACGTTGGCGGTCAGGCCGCCCAACTTCAAGACCGCCATGCCGACGGCTTTGCCTCCAAACCAGTCGCCGTGTTGAACCTTATTATTGGGAAGAAGACAATAGAGAGGTTACATCACATCATAATGAATCACACGTGCACTCCGACGCGTGATCTATGAAAAGGTGAAGCTTCACGTTGCTGGAAGTGATCGGGCGAGCGAGCTCTTTATCTTTAGAGTTCCGTGTCTTATTTCCACCAGGGAGGATACGTTGTGAGTTTGGTTTAAATGTTTGTATGCAAAATGCTTAAAACGATTGGCTGGATTTTCTTTTCGGGGCTTATTATGATCACAGACATGATTGTTTCCTTAAAACTAACCGAGTAGGTCTGGTGAACCAAAGGAGTTCAAGGAGGAACCCATCCAATGTGgagcaaaacatttatttctctaTCTGTGTAATTAAGAAAATGAATCATTGTGTGCACAGGGTAAGGTATTCTTTCTGGTTTACACAAACGAATGTGTGACATCTCTGATTTTGAGGTACATAATAACGGCCCTTCAGATAGCCACAAACAGCTTTTGACATAAGAATGACAGTATTGGAAATAGGACATATAAAGTTATCATTGGCCTTAGTAGAGATCTCTGCTCTCAAGGTGACCTTCTTGTctgaaattgtttttattccatGCTTTTaccattcaaattaaaatgtgaaCCGTGTTCATATTTTACTGCACCGTGTATCTCCGCTCTCTTATCTATGTCTTTTATGAAGCAATTTGAAACCAAAGTTGTGAAACATTGCTATGGGGGTTGAATTTGTGTGAATTTTTCGTGGCAAATCATGAGCGTAACCTTTATTCAACCCTTTAGTTCATCATTATTCTCTTCCATTGTGTCATATTTGTAATGCACCTTACAGAACATTCCACCCACCATGTAAGGGTAACCATTCAGAGAGTAGCGGTATAGAAAAGTGTCGTGGATTCTGTGTTTGGAGAAAATGGCCAATCCGCTGCCGATGACTCCGCTGGAAGAAGAGAAACAGCGCGTGAGAAGATGCCGCATGTTCCGCACACCAGCTTCAGTAGCTCGCGGTTATTGTCTGAAGAAATACGCCCGTCTCTGGTTTCCATTCAGatcaaagtaaagaaaaaaactatCTGACGAGAATTTATCTAGTAGAGTCGATTTTTTGTGAGCTGCAAAGGGGATTAGAACGGTTAATCTCAGTCTTGTGAAAGAAAGaatgagttaaaaaaaagttaatccTCTAGTTGCTGCTAAGGCTTCACTTTTTGGTCTTTGGATCGATGCCATGCGAGTGGATTTTTCTGGCAAAGGGTAAAATCAGAAGCATTTTGAGAacaagaaatgtaaatgttaatctAGGattgaaaacagaaaataaatgaaccttTTGAAGTGATGAGAGTGAGGATGACAGAAGGCCAGTTTCTTTTTCAAGGAGAGATAGTCCTTCTCACTCCACACCTGTAAACAAAAAGAGGATTTGTCAGTTGAAATGTACAATAACATCCAAGAATGATAACTTAAGGTTGGTCTTcatcgcaaaaaaaaaaaaatacatacaactaaaaaaaatacataactCAGTGGATTGAAACTTAACTGTGAACTCTTAAAACTCTGAAGGACGGCATCCACCAACCTCTTGCAGTAAGACAATGTCGTACTCTTCCTTGGACAGCAGCTCTCCAATCATGTCGTAGCGCTGAGGAGTGTGTTTGCTGACGTAGCGGATCCCCCTGGAGaagtaaacacgcacacagtggtTTTTATACACGTGTGTTGAGAccgcaaaaaaaataaataaataaaagggtgCTTTTAGAAATCACTACAAACCACAGCCACTGACCAGCAGTTGAGAGAGAAGACCCGGACACGGAGGGAGTCTGTGTTAGCCATGCTGGCAGATCAGAGATCAGTATCTGATGATGGGAGGGTCAGATCAGGTGAGGTGACCAGCACAGCTCCTAATGTGACACGTGAAATGATTGTTGTTATTAATGaggtcacttttttttgttttgttttgtgatgGGATCGGACACGCGTTAGAAAACATTCCTGTCAATACACAAACTACGGTGAATTAGTAAGTAATTCACAGAAACGCAGCTTGAGAGTTGGTCGCGGCGCGACACGGCACGTGCtaaaagcaaataaacaaaaaatgtggAATGACTGACATTCTATCAGCTTATCTCACGTGATCCACTGGAATACTTTGTTAGATGTGACTGGACTGCGCAGCTATGTTTTCCTTTGAATGGGATAAGTGACCCTGGTCAGGCAGATGTCAACACATCTATCCCCAAAAAGAGACAAAGGCCATTTCTCCCGGGGGGGGTCCCAACAATGCACCCTTAAAGTGCTGACATCGCTGTCAGATGAAGACCTGCTTCTTCATCGTGAGTCAAGCCcgagtaaaaacaaacaagtctcCGTTTGCCTTCacgggggtcaaaggtgaacCTAAAAGTGGTCCGAGGCATCGGTCTGTTTAACCGTAAAGGGAGTCGGTCCACGTCGCAGCCGCGTTACACGTTAACCCAACACGTGGACACAATAACGGACACGAATACAAAACACGAGGCAACGATGCGGCAACATTCGGACAAGAGAAATTCCCAGAATGCAGCGCAGGTGAAATGAGCTGTAGGTCGCAGCCGTTAGCTTGTAGGCTCGGTGGACCACGGCGACGTTTTGTGTTAAATGACAACATGCGAAGGTTAGTCAGCACTTTACAGGTGACCGATTCGATGACGCTGACTGATGAGCCACTCTTAGCTAAATACAGTTATTTAACAAACACGAGTCCCTTGTAGTCCCTCCGGTTACCGTTTACTTGTTAAACTAAATGGTTTATGTATTTGGTAGCTAGCTTATTCAGCTCACCTCACGAACTTGTGGACGTCGGCTGAAGTTAGCGGACCGTTTCACCGATGCGCCGTAATGTCAGTTTAGCTCTCGGGAGCTAAAACACCCGCTTTAAGCGTGCTAGCCAGCTAGCGATTAAAGTAACGGTAATTCTAGGTAATTATTGTCAAAGTGTGTTGGTCAGTATCTCCGATCATTAACTCAGCGGAGTTTCTCCGCTACCTTTTCTCTGAATTCAGCTGGAGTACAAAATACACGTGAAGGACCTCCGGTTATGGTTTTCCCTCCGAAGTAAAACAGGAACCTGAGTCTTGTCTGTATTTCAGGGACATGATAGCTAATTAAAGTATTAGAACACTCTTGTAATGAACTTAATTTGAActgtggatttattttaaaacataacGCAAATTTAAGCAAGCGATCATTTATTGTGCACAATTTTTATTTGGAGGGTTTTAGCGAACATCCGGTTTTATTTTAGCGTCATTTCcggttttatttcttcaactgcAATTGCTTGTGGGAAGTAAAGTCCTCTTAGTCAAAAGTTGTACACTGTCCTCAATTCGGCCCTATTTAGGAACATACTTGTTATTATCAGCTCAATGTACGTAaagtatagaaaataaaatactcaGAGTGCAGGAAAACGGCCCCTGAAAACCATATATTAAATTGTTAATTAACTCACACTTTTTGTAAGCCTTCAAAACAAAGGGCTTGGAAAACAAATGTTCAAACTTCAGCAATTATGCTTTGAATGCAAAATCTGAAAAGTAACTACTAATTACAATACATTTGTCAGATAAATATAGTAGGGTAAACTTAACAAAAAAACTCCCTTTTACAATATAGTGAAGTGGAAAGTAAAACGAGGGAACTCCAGGAAAGTACGTACAATATCCTCAAAATTGCACTCAAATACAAAACAAGAGTGAATATAGTGGTACATGGACACATTTCTGTTACCAGATTGTGAATATTGACTTAAAACATGTGAGCTATGTTAACTCAGAGGCGACTTCATTGTGATTTCAGCCAACCAATATATGGCCGTTATGATACTCAGCTTTATCATTACGCAGAAAAGCTAAATTGTAATTTCCAAATACGAACATAATATCTGGTTTCTATATGTCTAATGGTATTTTTGATTGTATCAAATAAATTACCCATCATGAACAAAATCAATTTACAAACATGTTTAATAGGTTTTCTGGGGGAAAATGGCCCCAAAGGCACCATGCGTCTTTTAATGTTAGATACATTTGTTTGATTACATAGTCCAACCTCTACTTTGAAGTATAAAATTGCAATGCACAATGGTAACAAAGACAACAGTAAACCACcttgaaccaaaaaaaacaaaactgcccACACCATTCAGAATATGATACATTATATATCTCATTATTAATTATCAATATCAGCACAATCACACATTATTTTCAGTGAGGCATATGGCAAACACTGaaagtcaaaagaaaacagaatcaaaacaaaacatgaatctCGAAAATGGCGAAAACATGTCTGTATAAAAGATAAATTGAGAAACATGCTAGAGGAGGAGTGTTATCGTATCTAGCTTGTGAAATAAGACATTCAAAGCCAGGTGCAATTATCCCACCGCACAATATCTTAAATTTGAACTTTTATAAAACAATCGTCCAGTGAACCACCCGGAGTAGACGCGTGTCTAGCAGGATCCGTGGGGTGACAAGTCTTCTGTCTCTAATATGAGTCCTGCAATACTTAAAACATCTCCATAACAGTGGGAAACGATCAATACATCTCCAGTGCCCCACCCTGCCCTCCCACTAAATCTCTTCCAACCCTATAAATAACAATCAATGGTCATACTCCACAGCACAGAGACAATAGCTCTCATTGAAGACAATTATTTGGTTTGATTCCAAAATTATTTTATGTCTAatatcagtaaaaaaaaagatttaaatatCAAAACTGAACTTTAATCAACGAATGCAGCTTCTCCACACATTACAACGGAGAATGGTGAAGCAAATAAACCCACTTCACAGCATACAATCTCtttttgaaacaaaagaaacagtgattaactcccccccccccgactcaaACCATGGTCTCTGTGCTGAGTTACTTGAACACAAATATGAAAgtccccctccgcccctcctaGAAAATACTCCTATGTAACACGTATTCCTTTAGCATCCACTGactcacagtacagaaacaatTCAATTTTTCCAACAAGGCTACATAACTCGAGGCAGGAAATGAGCACTGCTGTtgcttcacctccacctccttgaTCTTTTAAGTGCAACCAAGCACACGTCTTCGAAACCGAGAGACTCATCAGGGATCTCGTATGGATGGCACTGCCCTGCCTGCGTGTCAGGCAGGCAGAATACAAGGCATCCctagggtcaaaggtcagttaTAGATAGATGCTTGTAAGACCTGATTTCTGAACTgttcattaaaatgtaaaacaaaaaataagcaAAATCTAAATAATGGGGTAACACAACTGAATTGCTCCCTATGTGGACTGTAAAATTGGGTTGATCTTCATGAAATAACAAAAGGCAACAAGAAAATGACAAATGCCATCTCATTCCTCTGTGTGCCAAAGTACAAAAAAGGCCTCAAAAGATGTCAATCTGagaggtttctttctttctttggacAAAGTACACGTGTCAGACTTTTTTATCTATTTGTTTAAAACAAGaggtagtaaaaaaaaaaaaaaaatgaaatccaaaGTGGGGCAATGATGTAATCTTTGGAGACAAGGCACTTGCTTCCCTGACGAACCTACTGCAACAACACCCCTCGGCTCTGGTTCTCTCTTTACTACTTTAAGAGTCTTTCCAACACATTCTCATTCCCTCAGTAAAACATTTCCGGCTCCATCAACTACCTTGACAAAAAGGGAACCACTTCATGGAAAGCATGTTTAAACACATGAAAAATAGCTGGTTGTTCGAAAAATACGTACTtcttcaaaaatgtatttgcgtGTCGGCACGTTGacattcactctttttttttttttccccttgcaAACAAtacttttaaaagaataaaatgtgtCCATGTCAGTCCGGTCTAGCATTGTTTGCATGTCTTTTttggcgatgggggggggggggggggttgagctgGTTGAAGAGAGATTGTGTGTCACGCTTTATTCTGGCTTTTTCAAAAACCTCGCAGAGGAGCTGTTAGTCTTTCACAAGTCTGTAGACGTGATACTGAGCTCCGTGTTCACTCGTGGAAACCTCGAAAACAAACGCTATACAGAGCAAGGTCTCCTGGGTGTCTCGGTTCGTCACCACCTGGGGAGGGAAAATGTGCAGTGAGAAACACGAAGCAGCGCAGtctgttgaaatgaaaaactgattcctcatttcttaaTTTGCGAGTggaatattttgatattttaggAAATGCCGTTACGGGCCATGCTCTAAACGTGAAGCTAATGCCAGCAGCCGATTAGCTTAGATTGTAAACTTTCATTTAAATCATCATAATCCTGATACTACCACAACAAAAGCCCTCTaatcaacacatttaaaaaaataattgtaggTTCTAAAAAGCAGTATAAACGACAGTTTGTGCTAAGCTACACTATGCGGCttattattgatttaaaaggTTTGAGAGTTATCAAACTCTCGTTGAGAAAGCGCACGGTACATATATTTCCAGAAACGTCAAACTAAAAAAAGTGTGCGTTACCTGTAGGATGGTGAAGTTTTCAAGAACACTGTTCATCATGTATTTTTCCGGCAAGTGTTTGAGTTTGTGGATGAAGTTGATCATGTACTCGCACATAGGAGAGCGGTGGATCCTGTAAACacaccttcctccctccatgCGGGCGTATTCtgtctgtaacacacacacacacacacacacacagtcaaaaacAACACGAGAGGCTGCAAATCCGCTGTTTTAAGTGTAAAATGCAGAATCGTGCTCTTACCTCAACTTTCTCTACAACCTGCTTGCCAAACGAGCAGACTTTGGTTGAAACCGTGATCGTCATGTTCTCCAGGCTGCTGTATTGGCTGCTGACGCCGTAAAAAGAGCCGGGGCCGTCTTGCATGCCACTGCTGTTCAGGTCGGCCTGCAGGGCCAAAACATTTAATCAGATGGGATGTGATGATCACATAGCAGGATGCAACTTAGATATCGCGTGTAACACTTGGCTGGTTGTAAGAACGCAGTTTTGTGTTAatcttgagaaaaaaaactacagtaATGCAATTGGATTTTGCCAGTTAAATACAATTAAGTCtatgtatatgcatatatataaagAACACATAATTGGCAGGTGGATGTGTGTAATATATCAACACAAACCCACCCAGAATTTAACAAGGAAGAAGGCATTCTGAGGGCCCTTCTCATAAAGCTCTTTAAGCCCCCCTTTTTTCTCAGGGAACTTGTCGTAGATCTGCCGGATGTCCACGGCCTCGAGAAGCGGGTCGCTGTACGAGGGGTTGGTCTGTCCAATGTGGACAAACAGGTGTTTGCTATactgcagaggacagagacaaaAGAGACACAGGAGGACGAGGTCATCCTCAAAGAACATCTGCCGCAGAACTACATACGACACGAGGAAAGAGAGAGCGTCGCATTGGCTACCGAACTCAACGTAATACTGTTTTACATTTTCGTTGTACCTAAAGGTATCAGAAAGCTACTACATCCGGGGTAAAAGACGCTGCGGATGGACTTTGAAACATACGGCAAGTCAAGAAGTTAAAGGGGAAAAACGTTCAGCAACAACTGTGTTAAGTTTAGGCAACAAACCTACTTGTTAATGTGTAGGATGAATAAATATGGCCTACAGTGGTTCAAATATCATATACAATGTGTGCCAAATATCATTGCTTTTAAATGAGCTCTGCGACTACACTGACCCCTGTGGGCCCTGGACCTGTTCACTCACGTTGTCCGGGTCTCTCTGGACCTCCATGAAGGCCGAGTACTCCAGCATCCGCAGCTTCGAGGAGGCGATGGTCCGGTCCTGCCACACCGGCACAGCAGtagcagatggaggaggaggaggggccaagGGCTCATAGCCTGGAtggcgcacacatacacatacacacacacacacacacacacacttaataaaaaaacaaacatttctgctTTCATTTTCTAAAGATTCTCACAGGTGTTTTCCTTGATACTTACTTGGTATGGATTGCGGTAGAGGACCCGATAGACTCGGGTACGGCGGCTGTGCAAAAGGTTTGATGCTGAAAGACGAGGAACACTTCGGTGAGACAGTGAGCGCCACATGGGTCCTTCTATATTTGTATTTCTGATCAGACACTCAGTCGGTTTCAAAGCGTGAGCATAAGCTTCAGAACCATCCAGTCGTAAGTCCGCTTGCTTCAATGCGTCTTAAAGATGATACGTCGCATTAATGAATTGTGCTTTTACTGATGTACACACTGAAAATCCCCCAAAATATTTCAAGATTTCAAGCTTTTTCAGTGAACGTAAAGcatcagaaacaaaaaaagatttagatttttttgttgcattttttattCTCAATTGAAATTGGAAGCATGTTCATTTGCCCGGTGGTGGTTTCTATCAGTGCAGGAAACATACAGTACAATACAGTGTGGAAAAGGAGTTAGTTCTGCTGGGCATTGGCTAGGGGGCACTTACGCATGGCTGGTGCGGCCAAGCCCAGGAGTCCTTCCCGGGTTGAGATCTAGAACCAGCCTAGTGTGCAAAAACGTGATCCGTTAAACACGCCCTGCAAAGCCCACCTGGTATCAAACCTCGACCCGGCGCCGGCACAGTCGCTCGCTAGTTTACGAGCCACTCGTCTCCACCACCAATCTTTTATTCCAGATATCCAAATACCCTCAGAAACACCCCGTGGGGTCAGTAGAAAGGGTTTACTTACTCCTGAGAGGGTCCAGGCTGTCCTGGGAGAGAAGGCCAGaactgcagaggagagagaaaaaaaacatgaattgttTTCGTAGGATTccattgttttggtttgtttgctgAGGTAAAATCCAACGCCATTTTTTATGACTACACAAATATAACgaaatgtgttgtatgtgtgagAAAGATGAGTGGTGGGCTAACTCTGGGTGGTTGGTAGTGGGCAGGAGGCAGTGGTGGGAGGTGATTCTTTATCATACTCGGGGAGA
The Gasterosteus aculeatus chromosome 17, fGasAcu3.hap1.1, whole genome shotgun sequence DNA segment above includes these coding regions:
- the tead3b gene encoding TEA domain family member 3 b isoform X17; the protein is MYGRNELIARYIKLRTGKTRTRKQVSSHIQVLARKKVREYQAGIKDQASKDKALQNMAALSSAQIVSPSMIKNHLPPLPPAHYQPPRFWPSLPGQPGPSQELVLDLNPGRTPGLGRTSHAIKPFAQPPYPSLSGPLPQSIPSYEPLAPPPPPSATAVPVWQDRTIASSKLRMLEYSAFMEVQRDPDNYSKHLFVHIGQTNPSYSDPLLEAVDIRQIYDKFPEKKGGLKELYEKGPQNAFFLVKFWADLNSSGMQDGPGSFYGVSSQYSSLENMTITVSTKVCSFGKQVVEKVETEYARMEGGRCVYRIHRSPMCEYMINFIHKLKHLPEKYMMNSVLENFTILQVVTNRDTQETLLCIAFVFEVSTSEHGAQYHVYRLVKD
- the tead3b gene encoding TEA domain family member 3 b isoform X15; translation: MYGRNELIARYIKLRTGKTRTRKQVSSHIQVLARKKVREYQAGIKVSSHLQVLARRKSREIQSKLKDQASKDKALQNMAALSSAQIVSPSMIKNHLPPLPPAHYQPPRFWPSLPGQPGPSQDIKPFAQPPYPSLSGPLPQSIPSYEPLAPPPPPSATAVPVWQDRTIASSKLRMLEYSAFMEVQRDPDNYSKHLFVHIGQTNPSYSDPLLEAVDIRQIYDKFPEKKGGLKELYEKGPQNAFFLVKFWADLNSSGMQDGPGSFYGVSSQYSSLENMTITVSTKVCSFGKQVVEKVETEYARMEGGRCVYRIHRSPMCEYMINFIHKLKHLPEKYMMNSVLENFTILQVVTNRDTQETLLCIAFVFEVSTSEHGAQYHVYRLVKD
- the tead3b gene encoding TEA domain family member 3 b isoform X19 — its product is MYGRNELIARYIKLRTGKTRTRKQVSSHIQVLARKKVREYQAGIKAMNLDQASKDKALQNMAALSSAQIVSPSMIKNHLPPLPPAHYQPPRFWPSLPGQPGPSQDIKPFAQPPYPSLSGPLPQSIPSYEPLAPPPPPSATAVPVWQDRTIASSKLRMLEYSAFMEVQRDPDNYSKHLFVHIGQTNPSYSDPLLEAVDIRQIYDKFPEKKGGLKELYEKGPQNAFFLVKFWADLNSSGMQDGPGSFYGVSSQYSSLENMTITVSTKVCSFGKQVVEKVETEYARMEGGRCVYRIHRSPMCEYMINFIHKLKHLPEKYMMNSVLENFTILQVVTNRDTQETLLCIAFVFEVSTSEHGAQYHVYRLVKD
- the tead3b gene encoding TEA domain family member 3 b isoform X8, translating into MYGRNELIARYIKLRTGKTRTRKQVSSHLQVLARRKSREIQSKLKAMNLDQASKDKALQNMAALSSAQIVSPSMIKNHLPPLPPAHYQPPRFWPSLPGQPGPSQELVLDLNPGRTPGLGRTSHAIKPFAQPPYPSLSGPLPQSIPSVCVRHPGYEPLAPPPPPSATAVPVWQDRTIASSKLRMLEYSAFMEVQRDPDNYSKHLFVHIGQTNPSYSDPLLEAVDIRQIYDKFPEKKGGLKELYEKGPQNAFFLVKFWADLNSSGMQDGPGSFYGVSSQYSSLENMTITVSTKVCSFGKQVVEKVETEYARMEGGRCVYRIHRSPMCEYMINFIHKLKHLPEKYMMNSVLENFTILQVVTNRDTQETLLCIAFVFEVSTSEHGAQYHVYRLVKD